A DNA window from Phycisphaerae bacterium contains the following coding sequences:
- a CDS encoding glycerate kinase, with protein sequence MKIVIAPDSFKESLPATAVAQAVRRGLAMIFPDAAYDLAPMADGGEGTVDAMVHATGGRFVKCPVGGPMGRPVEARFGILGDQQTAVIEMAAASGLPLVPRDQRNPMIATTRGTGELIAAALREKATRIIIGIGGSATVDGGAGAVEALGARLLDERGEPIGSGGRGLRKLSTIEMDGFDPRIRQTEILVACDVTNPLTGPHGAARVYGPQKGATPEMVAALDENLKHYARVVKERLGIDIDTPEGAGAAGGLGAALMGFCGARLESGSQLVAEAIGLSERLCGADLCVTGEGRIDGQSSRGKVCQQVARMAQRHGVPAVALVGGVGPQAETMIPPLSAFFSIVNQPMELSEAMARADELLEASAEQVGRLWQTAITRRSPDA encoded by the coding sequence ATGAAGATCGTGATCGCCCCGGACTCGTTCAAGGAGTCGCTGCCCGCGACGGCGGTGGCCCAAGCTGTGCGCCGCGGCTTGGCAATGATCTTTCCCGATGCCGCGTACGATCTGGCCCCGATGGCCGACGGCGGCGAGGGCACGGTCGACGCCATGGTCCACGCCACCGGCGGGCGATTCGTCAAATGCCCGGTCGGCGGACCGATGGGCCGGCCGGTCGAGGCGAGGTTCGGCATCCTGGGCGACCAGCAGACCGCGGTGATCGAAATGGCCGCCGCCTCCGGCCTGCCCCTGGTCCCGCGAGACCAGCGCAACCCGATGATCGCCACCACGCGGGGCACCGGCGAACTGATCGCCGCCGCCCTGAGGGAGAAAGCGACGCGGATCATCATCGGCATCGGCGGATCGGCCACCGTCGACGGCGGAGCCGGGGCCGTCGAGGCCCTCGGAGCCAGACTCCTCGACGAACGAGGCGAGCCGATCGGCTCCGGCGGTCGTGGGCTGCGCAAGCTGTCGACCATCGAGATGGACGGCTTCGATCCGCGTATCCGTCAGACCGAAATTCTCGTGGCCTGCGACGTGACCAACCCGCTCACCGGGCCGCACGGCGCGGCGCGGGTCTACGGCCCGCAGAAAGGGGCCACGCCCGAGATGGTCGCAGCCCTGGATGAGAACCTCAAGCACTACGCCCGCGTCGTAAAGGAACGGCTTGGAATCGACATCGACACGCCCGAAGGGGCCGGAGCCGCGGGCGGACTCGGAGCCGCCCTGATGGGCTTCTGCGGGGCCAGACTCGAAAGCGGCTCGCAACTGGTGGCCGAGGCGATTGGCCTGAGCGAGCGGCTGTGCGGCGCCGACCTGTGCGTCACCGGCGAGGGTCGGATCGACGGCCAGTCGTCGCGAGGCAAGGTCTGCCAGCAGGTGGCCCGAATGGCTCAACGGCACGGCGTGCCCGCCGTCGCCCTGGTCGGCGGCGTGGGCCCACAGGCCGAGACCATGATCCCGCCATTGAGCGCGTTCTTCTCCATCGTCAATCAGCCGATGGAACTGTCCGAGGCGATGGCCCGGGCGGATGAGCTGCTCGAAGCATCCGCCGAGCAGGTCGGGAGGCTCTGGCAGACCGCGATCACTCGCCGGTCACCAGACGCCTGA